The genomic window CTTGTTGTTCGTAGAGCTCAGCGGCGAAGGCAAAATCTCTTGAGGCCAATTCTCGTTTCGCTTGTTCGGCTCGAGTGATGCCGCGGGCAACCCATGTGATTGCTGCATCCGGTCGACGCATTAGGGCTTTATTGAAGTAGTCCTCTGCTTCTGGATAGCGACCTTGCAAAACTTCCTCCACACCAGCGTTATGGAGGGAGGCATAGTCGCTAGCCACTGCTTGCACTCCTTTGGCATCCTTCCAGTGACTACTAGACAATCCGTTTTCGTCCAGTTTTGCGCCACTGAGATCGGCTCCGATCAGATCAGTACCGGTGAGCGTGGCGCCTCTGAGATCGGCCCCACGTAATGAGGCATGGCGAAGGGTGGCAAAGCTCAGATCAGCCCCGTTTAGGTTGGCTCCATCAAGCTGAGCGCGACCGAGATCGGCTCTCTGCAACTTGGCCTTTTCAAGGTTGGCAGAACGCAGATCGGCATGCATCAGATCGGCATCCTCAAGACTGCAGCTCATGCAGGTGCCTGTCTCCAGTAGTTGAACGAGATGCTTGAAGTTGTTGTCAGCTCCACTGCGTTGAGCAATGCCAAGGATTGCAGTGCTGCCAACCAGGATCACCATGAAAGCGGTCAGACGACGGCGCATCGTTTGAGCGATTAGAAATTTGCTATGCCATTGCTTTCTATCGGCTTTTTTGAGCACGTCGACTCCCTCCCACTCGGCAGGATGGATTGTTGTTATGGGTCGCCATTGACTTGAGCTCCGCTCCCTCCCTTCACGGTGGCAATCGCATTGATGAGGCGCAACGGCTGGGTTGTCGTCCGGAGCAGCTTTTGGATGCCAGTGCCTCTTTGGTGCCTTTCCCTCCATCACGAGCTTTACAAGGGTGTTTAAGAAGGGCTCTAACTGACAACACGCTGAGGGATTATCCGGATCGCAGCCATCAGCGCTTGCGAGACGTGATCAGCAACTGGCATGGGGTTGATCCCCTGATGGTATTGCCGGGAAATGGCGCAGCGGAACTGTTCACCTGGGCCGCTCGTGATGCGGCGTCTGAGGGCGTGAGTGGCCTGCCTAGTCCAGGCTTTGCTGATTACGGCAGGGCTCTGAGGTGCTGGCAAGCCTGCCAGCAAGCTTTGCCACTGCCCCTCTCCTGGTCTGGTGAGATGCCTCAGCCTTTTCCGCTGCTATCGAATAGCGATGTTCTTTGGATTACCAATCCCCATAACCCTACTGGTCAGTTGTGGAGCAGAGCATCGCTTGAACCGTTGCTAGCGCGTTATCAGCTGGTTATCTGTGATGAAGCGTTTTTGCCATTGGTGCCCGATGGGGAGCGCCAGTCTCTTGTTTCGCTGGTGGTCAACCACCCCAATCTTGTGGTAATTCGCAGTTTGACAAAGTTGTTTGCCTTGGCCGGATTGCGTTTGGGTTATGCCATTGGCACGCCTGAGCGTTTACAACGTTGGCAGCAATGGCGAGATCCATGGCCTCTTAATGGGTTGGCGATTGCTGCAGGGATTGCATTGATGGCGGATCGTCCTGCCTTCGAGCGCTGGATAGCGCGGGTCCAGGGATGGGTTGCTCAGGAAGGTCTTTGGATGCAAACTCAACTGCGTTGCCTACCAGGGATCCGGTCTTATCCATCTGCCGCCAACTTCTTGTTGATTCGTGGCGATGTCTCCCTTGTGCCATTACGAGAGAGAATGGCTCATCGGCGCGTGCTGTTGCGTGACTGCCGCTCCTTTGCAGAACTTGGGGAGCGCTGGTTGCGCATTGGTTTGCAGCAGA from Prochlorococcus marinus str. MIT 9313 includes these protein-coding regions:
- a CDS encoding pentapeptide repeat-containing protein, with translation MRRRLTAFMVILVGSTAILGIAQRSGADNNFKHLVQLLETGTCMSCSLEDADLMHADLRSANLEKAKLQRADLGRAQLDGANLNGADLSFATLRHASLRGADLRGATLTGTDLIGADLSGAKLDENGLSSSHWKDAKGVQAVASDYASLHNAGVEEVLQGRYPEAEDYFNKALMRRPDAAITWVARGITRAEQAKRELASRDFAFAAELYEQQEQPEIAKQLRDGAEQVKQDPAQRGGNGVGSSILNSATGLFQQLLPIAVKFLSPLAF
- a CDS encoding pyridoxal phosphate-dependent aminotransferase; this encodes MSSAPSLHGGNRIDEAQRLGCRPEQLLDASASLVPFPPSRALQGCLRRALTDNTLRDYPDRSHQRLRDVISNWHGVDPLMVLPGNGAAELFTWAARDAASEGVSGLPSPGFADYGRALRCWQACQQALPLPLSWSGEMPQPFPLLSNSDVLWITNPHNPTGQLWSRASLEPLLARYQLVICDEAFLPLVPDGERQSLVSLVVNHPNLVVIRSLTKLFALAGLRLGYAIGTPERLQRWQQWRDPWPLNGLAIAAGIALMADRPAFERWIARVQGWVAQEGLWMQTQLRCLPGIRSYPSAANFLLIRGDVSLVPLRERMAHRRVLLRDCRSFAELGERWLRIGLQQRSANRRILAAFKALLR